The proteins below come from a single Jaculus jaculus isolate mJacJac1 chromosome 12, mJacJac1.mat.Y.cur, whole genome shotgun sequence genomic window:
- the LOC123453705 gene encoding dentin sialophosphoprotein-like, with translation MDSPYTPDSSGVPDPLDGLDTHDGLDTCDGPDTTTVSDNLDGPDSPDGTDTSDGPHNPDGPDIPDGPDTTDGADIPVGSDNPHDPDTPDGPDTPYSLGTSDDPDPSDVPDTSEGPSTPIGPITSDGCSTSESPRVSHGPNAQDGPESPAPLAALLDPAISAEADVPAPLSVPADGPASPNAADYDDEEHALQVAKVVHTKEKNDKNESACPLEKVNKREITKSPLKKLVRPSTPKTSTAEMDKLMEVNGHPLSESTIRLERNDHAFPYKYLSHLIRTGIAGDCILWSSMQKQYLNGIQHANDVLT, from the exons ATGGACTCTCCTTACACTCCTGACTCTTCTGGTGTCCCAGATCCTCTTGATGGTCTGGACACGCATGATGGTCTGGACACTTGTGATGGTCCAGATACGACCACTGTTTCAGATAATCTTGATGGTCCTGACAGCCCTGATGGTACAGACACTTCTGATGGTCCACATAATCCTGATGGTCCAGACATTCCTGATGGACCAGACACTACTGATGGTGCGGATATTCCTGTTGGTTCAGATAATCCTCATGATCCGGACACTCCAGATGGTCCAGACACTCCTTACAGTCTGGGCACTTCTGATGATCCTGATCCCTCTGATGTTCCTGATACTTCTGAGGGGCCCAGTACTCCTATTGGTCCCATAACTTCTGATGGTTGCAGTACTTCTGAGAGTCCCCGAGTTTCTCATGGTCCCAATGCTCAGGATGGTCCTGAATCTCCTGCTCCTCTTGCTGCCCTTCTGGATCCTGCTATTTCTGCGGAAGCTGATGTTCCTGCCCCTCTTTCTGTTCCTGCCGATGGCCCCGCATCTCCTAATGCTGCTGACTATGATGATGAAGAACATGCTCTACAAGTTGCTAAAGTCGTTCAcactaaggagaaaaatgataa aaatgaaagtgccTGTCCTTTGGAGAAAGTAAACAAACGTGAAATTACAAAAAGTCCATTGAAAAAATTGGTGAGGCCATCAACACCTAAGACATCTACTGCAGAAATGGACAAATTGATGGAAGTGAACGGTCATCCCTTGTCAG AGTCCACTATCAGATTGGAACGTAATGATCATGCATTTCCTTACAAATATCTAAG TCATTTAATTCGGACTGGAATTGCAGGTGACTGCATTTTATGGAGTAGTATGCAAAAGCAGTATCTTAATGGAATTCAACATGCAAATGATGTGCTGACATGA
- the LOC123453704 gene encoding sporozoite surface protein 2-like, whose product MDSPYGPDSSGGPDPLEGLDTHDGLDTCDGPDTTTVSDNADSPDSPDGTDTSDGPHNPDGPDIPDGPDTPDGADIPVGSDNPHDPDTPDGPDTPYSLGTSDDPDPSDVPDTSEGPSTPVGPITSDGCSTSESPRVSHGPNAQDGPESPAPLAALLDRAISEEAEVPAPLSVPADGPPSPNAADYDDEEHALQVAKVVPAKEKNDKNESACPLEKVNKREITKSPLNELVRTSTPKTSTAEMDTLMEVNVHRLSGEVQHTGSRLNDGARESSQDGTLCEQATLASETPPKSSQLSDWNVMIKHFHTNASGDCILWSSMQKQYLNGIQHANDVLT is encoded by the exons ATGGACTCTCCTTACGGTCCTGACTCTTCTGGTGGTCCAGATCCTCTTGAGGGTCTGGACACCCATGATGGTCTGGACACTTGTGATGGTCCAGATACGACCACTGTTTCAGATAATGCTGATAGTCCGGACAGCCCTGATGGTACAGACACTTCTGATGGTCCACATAATCCTGATGGTCCAGACATTCCTGATGGTCCAGACACTCCTGATGGTGCGGATATTCCTGTTGGTTCAGATAATCCTCATGATCCGGACACTCCCGATGGTCCAGACACTCCTTACAGTCTGGGCACTTCCGATGATCCTGATCCCTCTGATGTTCCTGATACTTCTGAGGGGCCCAGTACTCCTGTTGGTCCCATAACTTCTGATGGTTGCAGTACTTCTGAGAGTCCCCGTGTTTCTCATGGTCCCAATGCTCAGGATGGTCCTGAATCTCCTGCTCCTCTTGCTGCCCTTCTGGATCGTGCTATttctgaggaagctgaggttccTGCCCCTCTTTCTGTTCCTGCTGATGGTCCCCCATCTCCTAATGCTGCTGACTATGATGATGAAGAACATGCTCTACAAGTTGCTAAAGTCGTTCCCgctaaggagaaaaatgataa aaatgaaagtgccTGTCCTTTGGAGAAAGTAAACAAACGTGAAATTACAAAAAGTCCATTGAACGAATTGGTGAGAACATCAACACCTAAGACATCTACTGCAGAAATGGACACATTGATGGAAGTGAACGTTCATCGCTTGTCAGGTGAAGTCCAGCACACAGGGAGCAGGCTTAATGATGGAGCTAGGGAATCAAGCCAAGACGGCACGCTTTGTGAACAAGCTACTTTAGCTTCTGAAACACCTCCCAAATCT AGTCAACTGTCAGATTGGAACGTAATGATCaagcattttcatacaaatgcctCAG GTGACTGCATTTTATGGAGTAGTATGCAAAAGCAGTATCTTAATGGAATTCAACATGCAAATGATGTGCTGACATGA